From the genome of Populus alba chromosome 10, ASM523922v2, whole genome shotgun sequence, one region includes:
- the LOC118059761 gene encoding small ribosomal subunit protein uS8z/uS8w translates to MVRVSVLNDALKSMYNAEKRGKRQVMIRPSSKVIIKFLLVMQKHGYIGEFEFVDDHRAGKIVVELNGRLNKCGVISPRFDVGVKEIETWTARLLPSRQFGYIVLTTSAGIMDHEEARRKNVGGKVLGFFY, encoded by the exons ATGGTGCGAGTTAGTGTTTTGAATGATGCTCTGAAGAGCATGTACAATGCAGAGAAACGTGGGAAGCGCCAAGTCATGATCAGGCCTTCCTCAAAAGTGATCATCAAATTTCTGTTGGTGATGCAAAAGCATG GTTACATTGGTGAGTTTGAGTTCGTTGATGATCACAGGGCTGGTAAAATCGTTGTCGAACTAAATGGAAGGTTGAACAAATGTGGGGTCATCAGTCCTCGTTTTGATGTTGGTGTTAAGGAGATTGAAACCTGGACTGCAAGGTTGCTCCCCTCAAGACAG TTTGGATACATCGTGCTCACAACTTCTGCTGGTATTATGGACCATGAGGAAGCTAGAAGGAAGAATGTTGGTGGGAAAGTGCTTGGTTTCTTCTACTAA